The genomic DNA TAAATGGAAATGGGCGCGTATCTTATCCCAGTTATCTCTGACTTCAGCACACACTCTCTGATACTTAAAAGGATTCGGAATTCCCATAAGCCGTGGTATACCAATATTTCGCATTACCCGAAAGGTTATATATTCATTCCAGCCAGCTTCAAACGGATTAGACACTGTCTTGCAGTAATTGAAGAAAGGAACGGCAGTAAATACAGGTGGAAGTTTTTCAGCGAAGAAGCCATATGCAAGGAGCCCTTCGTAAAGTTCATCAGAAGATATTTCGTCCATAAAATCTATATACTTTTTATCCACTGAGATACTTACCTCCGATTCTATCAAATAATGGACATAGCATTTTGCCCACGCTTTTTGTAATTATGCAGACTGAGCCAATTCTGCTATTTTATCAGCAATTTCTTCAACAGTTTTTTGTCTGGTATTTCTATCAACTTTATCTGCTCATAAAGATATCTATTCATTGTCTATTTTATATTATGTCCACTAGCATATAAGGGCAATTTTATTTGTCCAAACTCAGGAAGGCATTTGAAATCTATGAGCATATTTTCATTAAATCTCTTTACTAAACCTAATTGCTTTTCTGTTTCGATTAAATCATCTACTGAAATCACATCTAACACTTTGCGAAAATCTATTTGGTCAAGTACTCTTTTTGTAAAAGGACGTTTAGAATCAAGAAACGCTATACTACATATGTATTTTTGTACAATAGACGAATTTAATATTAACATCGTTGTATATGCGGTATCGTATGTTGGAAGACAGATAAAATAACTGGTATCGTCTGTCATTATTGGACAACCACTTTTTGCACTCAAAAGAGAAAATAATGGCTTTTTATAAAATCCACTAACTCCAACTTTATATGTAGCATATGAATACTCGCCAACACCAAACATAGCAAAAGCAGGTGTATTTTTATAAATTGCACTTTTCCTTTTTTCAAAAAATGCTTTATGTGAAAATAAATAATTCCATGTTTTTGGGGCATCTCTTTTTATATGTGATGTATCTTCTCCAATTGACTTTTGCGTTACAATTACATATCTATCCGACCTATCAATAATTACTGATTTAAACATACTACTCTTTACCAAAGGATAAACAAAACAACTTTCTATGTCAACTTCTTCAGATAGTCCATTTATCATAGATTTATTCTGTAAAGACAACTCCATTATTTTAGAACAATCATGTTTAACACCTTGACGCCACTCAAAACAAGATTTTCCTAAAAAATTGTTAATATGTGTTACTTGATTTTGTAGCCGCCCTGAGTTATATAAAATTTTGTTCGTTATTATCTTTGGCTCATAAAATGAATATACATTACAAAAAGCAGAAGTAACATTATTATTGCTTAATTCGATTACCAGTAAACACGCGCTCGCATTAATACCAAATACTTTATTTGCATTAAATTCTAAAATATCACAAGCACTAAATGAAATATAATTGCGATGTAACTCGGAAAAGATGTTCCTAGCTACAGATGTTTTACATAGCATTGCAATAGTCGCACGTTTTCCACGTAAAGCTGATATCAACTGAAGAATAATATACTCGCAAATATCAAAATTACTAGCACCTGTAAGGGCATCAATCCCTCTTAATCCTTTAAAATTTACCTTTTGAGGAAGATTAATTGAGTTGAACGTCGATAATGTACTATTGGTAACCCAAGGTGGATTGCCAATAACAAGAATATCACTATCGTTTTTTATTATGTTTGATAGGTCAATTGAAAAAATATCTGCATTAATAATCTGGACTCTATTATCACTAATTTCATCTATACATGATTTACAATATTTAGGATTTAACTCAATTCCAATAATTTTTCTTGCACCAAAAATTAAACTATTCTTTATAAAACTGCCAGTTCCACAAGTTGGTTCAATTACAATAGACGGATTAAGTTTTCTTGTATCTTTTAGATATTTACAGACATCAAAAGCAAAAGAATCCGGTGTCTGATAATCGCCATACTCTCGTTTACCATTCATAGTTAACAACTCCATCTATCTGATTATTCAGTTCAATGACTCTAGCATATTGTAATCTCCACTGCAACGCATTGCTAATAGTTAGATAACCTTGTGTAGGAGGACTACACAATATTTCATCTGCTAATTCATTATAGATTATTTCATCTCCAGGAACATTTCTATCCTCTAAAAAACCTACAATATCCTCTTTACGTGCACCATCATGTACCATTTCTATGAGTCGCTTTGTTATAGTAAAATCAGCTGTTCTTTTAGCAGCAATAAAAGTACAGTGTGTAAAGTGCAAATAGCATATATCCGTTGAATCTTTCTTATCGTAAACAAACACAATAATATTATATCCCAACCCATATATTTTTTGGCGAGCATTCTTGAAAGGGCAACTTGATTGTGGTTGAGTGATAGATGTAACTTTTATATCTGTACAAATATTCTCTCCCGGCAAATCAATACCTTTGGCACTACTTCCAATAGTTACTATGTAACGCTCCTTCAAATAGTTTTGAAATCTATGCTCCACATATGTTCCAACAGCTTTTCCATCAGTAACACCCAGTAATTCTGAATGGTTTTCTTGAGACATTAGTTCACAAAAAACTTTCGCAGCTTCTATCAAATTGTTTATAGTAAGTATTGGTTTCACAGAATTATCCTCATTTCTTTAAATTAACCGTTATATAGAATCAGTTATAATATATTATTTAAATCTCAACCATCACTTAATACATATTTTAGTAAAACTTTCACTATTACAGTTTCATTTTTACTAGGTTTATCAATCAACCAATCGCTTACTCCTACGCATTTAGCAAGTTCTCTTCATTAATTGTTTAACCAATTAAAATTTCTATCACCTATTACAAGTTAATACATCAGTATCATTCAAATTCACACAGATAGCGTAGTATGAATAAATGGAAAATATAACTATAAAACTACATCTATTACATATTTATTTTTCAACTTGTTTTTGACATTTTAAAACTAACGACACTTGACAATATCTTTAACAATCCCAATTTGAATATCTTCCTGGGATTTTTGGTTATACTTAAATTATCGACAGTACTTAATGTCACTTCTCGTATTGTGTTTTATTCGTTACACACCTATCATCTACACTTCGAGTTTTCTATTCTTCTTTCATGTTCAGCAAATATCTCTGTTTACATTCGACCTTACCAAGCGCAAGTGTACATTTCATTCTTAAAAATCATGTATATTAAACAACTGTACTATTCTATTCCCACTCTATTGTTCCGCTGGGTTTCGGCGTGAGGTCGAACAGCACACGGTTGACGCCTTTCACTTCGGAGGTAATTCTTTTCGTAATGTGCTGAAGCAGTTCGAAAGGAACGTTTTCAACCGTGGCGGTAACGGCGTCTGTAGTGTTGACGGCACGGATTACAACCGGCCAGTCGTAGGTGCGGAGACCGTCTGTAATGCCTGTTGATTTAAAGTCGGGAACTATTGTGAAGTACTGCCACACCTTGCCTGCGAGGCCGTTTTTGGCAAATTCTTCGCGCAGGATTGCGTCTGATTCGCGGACGGCTTCAAGCCTGTCGCGCGTGATTGCGCCTACGCAACGGACACCGAGTCCGGGACCCGGGAACGGCTGGCGGTACACCATATTGTTAGGCAGACCAAGCTGTTTGCCGACGACGCGGACTTCGTCCTTGTAAAGGAATTTAACGGGCTCTACAAGCTCAAATTCAAAATCATCAGGCAGTCCGCCGACGTTGTGGTGCGATTTGACGGGGCCGCTTTCAAGTATGTCGGGATAAATTGTTCCCTGCGCAAGGAATGAAATACCTTCAAGCTTGCGTGCTTCTTCTTCAAATACACGGATAAATTCCGCGCCGATGATTTTGCGTTTCTTTTCGGGCTCCGCAACGCCTTCGAGTTTGTCAAGGAACCTGTCTGCCGCGTCAACGTAAATAAGATTCGCGTCCATCTGATTTCTGAAAACGTCAACAACCTGCTCCGGCTCGCCTTTGCGGAGAAGTCCGTGATTGACGTGAACGCAGACAAGCTGTTTGCCTACCGCTTTAATCAGAAGCGCGGCAACTACCGATGAATCCACTCCTCCCGAAAGCGCGAGCAGAACCTTTTTGTCTCCTATCTGTCTGCGCGCCGCCTCAACCTGTTCTTCAATAAACGCCTGCGCAAGCTCCGGCGTTGTTATGCGCTGCATTGTTTCCGGTCTTCTGTTCTCCATGACACAACCTCCTTAAAGTTCTCTCAAAGCACTGCTGAATTATACAACTGTTGGGCTGAAATGAAAATAAAAAACGGGCTCTTGCGAGTCCGTTTTTTGTTATTTTTATTGCAGCTTAGTACATGCCGCCGGGCATTCCGCCCATTCCGGGTGCGCCCTGGGGCATTTCCGGTTCCGCTTTCGGTTTGTCGGCAACAAGCGCGTCTGTCGTCAGAATCATTGCCGCTATTGAGCTTGCGTTCTGGAGAGCTGAACGCGTAACCTTTACAGGGTCAATGATACCGGCTTTGATCATGTCAACGTATTCGCCTGAAGTTGCGTCAAGTCCCTGACCTGCTTTGAGCGTCGCGACCTTTTCGCAGATGACGTCGCCCTTCATGCCTGCGTTTTCGGCAATGATCTGAAGAGGTACTGAAAGCGCGCGGAGAATAATCGTTGCGCCCGTTTTAATGTCGCCTTTGAGCGTGTCGATGTATTTTTCAAGTCCGCTTATGCAGCTTACAAGAGCTACGCCGCCGCCCGGGACGATGCCTTCTTCAACTGCCGCACGGGTTGAGTTGAGAGCGTCTTCAATGCGGAGTTTGAGTTCTTTCTGCTCCGTTTCCGTTGCTGCGCCGACCTGGATAACCGCTACGCCGCCGCAAAGTTTTGCAAGGCGTTCCTGAAGCTTTTCCCTGTCGTAGTCAGAAGTTGTGTCGGCAATCTGTTTGCGGATCTGCGCCGCGCGGCCTTCGATTTCCTTTTTGTCGCCTTTTCCGTTGACGATTGTCGTGTTTTCTTTGGTAATCGTAACCTTTTTGGCTTTGCCGAGCACTTCGACGCCGGCTGTATCAAGTTTGAGACCGACTTCTTCGCTGACTACGGTGCCGCCTGTTACCGCGGCTATATCCTTGAGCATTTCTTTTCTTCTGTCGCCGAAGCCCGGGGCTTTGACAGCAACAACCTGGAGTATGCCGCGGAGTTTGTTGACAACAAGCGTCGCAAGGGCTTCGCCTTCAACGTCTTCCGCAATTATGAGAAGCGGCTTGCCGAGCTGGACTATCTTTTCAAGAAGTCCGAGCATATCCTTTACGTTGCTGATCTTGCTGTCCGCGATAAGAATGTTGGCGTCTTCAAGAACTGCTTCCATACGGTCTGCGTCTGTAATCATATACGGGCTGAGATAGCCGCGGTCAAACTGGAGACCTTCAACCGTTTCAAGCGTCGTGCCGAGGCTCTTGCTGTCTTCAACGGTGATAACGCCTTCCTGTCCGACCTTGCCCATTGCGTCCGCAATAAGTCCGCCGATCATCTGGTCGTTGGCTGAAATGGCTGCAACCTGCGCAATTCCGTCATGACCTTTAACTTTCGCCGCTTTCTTTTTGAGCGCTTCAACAACGTTTGCCGTTGCGAGTTCCATACCCTTGCGGATAAGCATACCGTTGGCGCCGGCTGCGACATTTTTAATGCCGTCATGAATCATAGCCTGTGCAAGAACGGTCGCTGTCGTTGTTCCGTCGCCGGCGACATCGTTTGTCTTTGACGCGACTTCTTTGAGAAGCTGTGCGCCCATATTTTCAAACGGATCTTCCAGTTCAAATTCCTTGGCAATCGTAACGCCGTCGTTTGTGATAAGCGGTGAGCCGAATTTTTTCTCGAGAACTACGTTGCGGCCCTTCGGTCCGAGGGTAATTCCGACTGTGTCTGCTACTTTATTGATGCCGCGCTCCATTGCCCTGCGGGCATCTTCTTTGAAAAGAAGAATTTTTGCCATGATAAAAACCTCCCGTTATTTCGTGACTATTGCCAAAATATCTCTTTCGCTGAGAATGAGATATTCTTCGCCGTCAAGCTTAATTTCGGTGCCTGAATATTTACTGTAGACAACCCTGTCTTTTACCTTGACTTCCATTTTCTGGCGTTTGCCGTCATCTGTAATTCTGCCGTCGCCGACCGCAACAACTTCGCCCTCAAACGGTTTTTCCTTCGCTGAATCCGGAAGAACAATACCGCCCCTGGACATCTCTTCGTGTTCGAGCGCTTTGATTACTACTCTGTCGCCAAGTGGTTTGAGTTTCATAAAAACCCCTCCTGTATAATATAGTTTTGCAACTGGCTGCCTGCTGTTAGCACTCTTGAGCAACGAGTGCTAAAACTTAACGAACGTAGTGTAGTGCTTATTTAATAAAATGTCAATACAAAAATATCGGTAAAATTACCGATATTTACTTATTTTTTTGTTCAGCGGCTGACCGCAGGAAGCTATTTGACGGAAATCAGCTCGTACTTTCTCGTTCCAAGCCCTATTTTTTCGCCGTGTACAAGCTGCGTTTCCCACTCCGATTCAGGTGTCGTGTTTCTGAAATGGTCGTGGTGGTCATGGAAGTTCTTATCAGCCATATTGTCACCGAGCACCGAATTTCTGATAGGCTCCGCTTTCAGGCAGGCGTCAGCGCAAGCCTGGTCAAGCGCCACAGGATCCGAGGACGCGAAAATCCCGATATTGGGAAGAATCGGCGCGTCATTCTCGGGGTGGCAGTCGCAGTACGGCGACACGTCAACGACAAACGATATATGGAAACTGTCTCTTCCGGAAACAACCGCCTTCGCGTACTCTGCCATTTTAGCGTTGAGAAGCGGAACCGCGTTGTACTCGGAAAATTCTATCGCGTCAAAATTGCAGGCTCCCAGACAGCGTCCGCAGCCTACACAGCTGTTTTTGTCAACGCGCATCTTCTTCGTTGTTCCGTCAAACACAAGCCCGTTGTTGGCACATTCCCGCTGGCAGCGTTTGCAGCCGCGGCATCTGTCTGCGTCAATTTCAGGCTTGCCGTTGGAATGCTGCTCCGTCTTTCCCGCTCTTGAACCGCAGCCCATTCCGATATTTTTTATCGCGCCGCCGAAGCCCGTCATTTCGTGTCCCTTGAAATGCGTCAGGCTCACAAAAATATCCGCGTCCATAACGGCGTGGCCGATTAATGCTTTTTTAACGTACTCCCCGCCCTCAACGGGAACGGCAATATCATCTGTTCCTTTCAGTCCGTCCGCAATAATCACGGGGCACCCTGCCGAAAGCGGTGTAAAACCGTTTTCCCACGCACAGGCAAGATGTTCCAGCGCGTTCTTTCTTGACCCGGGATACATCGTGTTGCAATCTGTCAGAAAAGGCTTTCCGCCAAGTTCCTTAACAAGATCCGCAACAGCCTTTGCGTAATTCGGGCGCAGATAGCTGACGTTGCCAAGCTCGCCGAAATGCATCTTAATCGCGACAAATTTTTCGTCCATGTCAATTTTCGCAAGCCCTGCCGTTTTCAAAAATCTTTTGAACTTATCCGGCAGACTCTCACCGAAATATCCCGTTCTGAAGCTTGTAAAATAAACCCTTGCCTTTTCCACAATTACAGCTCCCTTCTGTCGTACAAAATTCTCAAACAGCGTTAGTATAGCATTAAAAATCGGTTTTTGCAGAAGAATTGCAAAAAACAGGCGGCTTTTGCCGCCTGTTAAAATTCGTGCTTAAATCTTATTTATACCTGTTGTATTCAAAACCCAAAGCAAGCTTTTCAACGTCAGTCCCACAGGCTCCAGCTTGGATTAGGCGAAAGGGACAAATCGGACGTTATTCCGCGCCGGAAGTTGTCAAAACCTGCGGCGGCTATCATTGTCGCGTTGTCCGTACACATGAATTTCGGCGGGAAGAATACGCTCCAGCCTTTTTTCGCTGCAAGCGTTTCAAGCTTTTCGCGAAGCCCGGAATTGGCAGCAACTCCTCCGGAAAGCGCAGCCGTTTTTACACCGGTCTGTTTTACGGCAAGTTCGATTTTTTTGCAGAGACATTCCGTAACGGCGTTCTGAAACGAGGCGCAGAAATCTGCAAGTTTGACCTGTTCCCCGTTTTCTTCAGCTTTTCTCACAATGTTGACGGCAGCCGTTTTAAGACCTGAGAAACTGAATTCAACTTCTTTCGTAAAAGCAAGCGGCAAAGGCAGTTTGTACGCGTTTTCGTTTCCTTCGTGCGCCAGTTTGTCTATCACAGGCCCTCCCGGGTAGCCGAGTCCGAGAATTTTAGCGACCTTGTCGTATGCCTCACCTGCCGCGTCGTCGCGCGTGGAGCCAAGCAGCTCATAATTACCGAATTCTTTTACCAGTACAAGCTCCGTGTGTCCGCCGGAAACAATCACGGATATAAACGGCGGTTTCAGTTTTTTTGCTCCCTGCGCGGCAACGTTGGCAAAGAGATGTCCTTCAAGGTGGTTAACACCGACCATAGGTTTGTTCCAGCCGTATGCAAGCCCTTTGGCAGTCATTACCCCGACCATCAGAGAGCCTATAAGTCCGGGGCCTGAGGTTACTGCTATTAAATCTATCTGTTTTGCGGGATTGTCTATCCCTGCCTCTTCGAGTACCTCGTCAAGCAGCGGCAAAATCGCTTCCTGATGCATTCTGGAAGCAAGTTCAGGCACGACACCGCCGTATTTGGAGTGCGAGGAAATTTGGCTTGCAAGCTTTGACGACAACACTTCGTCAGCGCCGCGCAAAACGGCAATGCCTGTGTCGTCGCAGCTTGATTCTATTCCGAGAGTGATAAAGTTTTCGTTCATTGAAGCTATTTAGTTTATTTAATCGTCGGTACTTTGAATTTTTCAAGATATTTGTCGTAGCCTATTTCGATTTCCGTCCCGGGCTTGCAGTATTTTTTGGGCACCTGCACGCAGAATGACCACTCGTCTGCGAGCTGCGCGTTTACCCCTATCGGAATCCACGATTCCCGCGTCAGTATGTCTTCTCTTTTGAGATGGTAGCCGCCAATGTTGAATTTTTCCGCTTCAACTACCCACGGCTGGTTTGCGACAAGGTAGATTATAAAATTCTCGTAGCCTCTTTTGCCAAAGCCCATGTCATTGTTTGCCGACTGAAGCCATGCAGGGGCCTCCTGTGATTTTGCTATCATTTCGGACATTGTCCCGCTGAGGTAAATAAAATGGATTGAGCCCCTGGCGCCCATAATGAACTCGTCGCCGACCGGAGTACCCTCGACAAAGGTTCTTATGCAGTGCGTATCAAGCAGTTTGACGTAACCCTCGTCAAAGTCCTTGTTGGGATTGTCAGCAAACGCCGTTCCGGCAAGCGCCAAAACAACCAGCAGAGCAAGAAGTATTTTTTTCATTTTAACTGCCTCCGTTTCAAATTAATTGCGTTTTATTTTTTCAAAGCCTGTTTCAGCCAGTCAAATTCGCTGCATTTCAGCAGGTATGCAGACACGAAATAAAGCACTGCCGCCAGAAGCATAAGTATTCCTATCCAAGCCGCGCGGAGCATAAGCGCTCCGTTCACGGGATAATTCCACAAAAATCTGACAGACAGAAGCCCTGCAAGCATTACTCCGATTGAAACAAGTATTTTTCTGCACCAGTCAAATTCAAACAGTTTCAGCGGAATTCCTATATTTTTTGACAGCGCCCGCGCACCGTAGAAGCTTGAGCAGGTGAACGCGAGGGCTACCGACGCCGCGAGCCCCGCGTATTTAAAGAGCGGCATAAGCGTCAGACTCGCGCACAAGTTGACCAGAACCGTTACCCCCGTAACGCCTATCGCCGCTTTCGGCATGCGGCGTGCGTACATGGCGCGCAGAATTACCGTGCTGCTTGCCATTCCGGGCAGTCCGAGTCCGTAAAGCGAAAGTGCAACAGCCGTTGAGTGCCATGCCCATTCGTCAAAAGCTCCCCTGAAAAAGAGCAGGTGTATTGTTTCCTGCGAGAAAAGGAACACCCCCGCCGTCACCGGCAAAACTATGAACAGGTTAAAGCGCAGCGCGTCGCGGATAAAGTCGCGGAATTCCTCCCTGTTTTCGGGGTCTATTCTTGAGAGCATGGGAAGTACCGCCTGAGAAATCGCTATTACAAACAGTCCGAGCGGAAGCTGAAGTACCCTGTCGGCATAATTCAGGACAGATATTGAACCGCCCTGAAGGAACGAGCCCATCATACGGCTTATCACGGGATTTATCTGATTAAGGGACAGCCCCGCCGCGTACGGCAGGAAAAGCGCCATCATATCGTGAAGTTCTTTGTTGTCTTTTTCAGGCTTCGCAGGGCGCAGCGGCATTTTGACTTTTCCGCACCAGTACCACTGGAGGCACATATTGCTTAAGCCGCCGATTAAAACGGCGATTGCAAGATTCCAAACACTTTTTTCTTTTGCTATGCAGAGAATATAGAATATAAACGCGGCGTTGCTCAGGGCAGGGGCAACCGCCGGCACAAAAAAACTGCCCATTGAATTCAGCACCCCCATAGCAAGAGCCGAAAGAGACACAAGCAGAAGGAACGGGAAAAGCATCTGCGTAAGCCTGATGGCGGTTCTGTAGGTTTCTCCGCTGAATCCCGGCGCCATAAGCTTTACAAACAGAGGGGCACCGATAATTCCAAGCAAAACGACTAAGGAAGTACAGACTGCAAGCACGCTGAGAGCCTGACGCGCAAGTCTGTGCGCCGTTTCGTGTCCATCGGTTGAAAGAGTTCTGGAAAATACGGGAACAAACGCGGCAGAAAGAGCCCCCTCCGCAAGCAGCTGTCTTGCGAGGTTCGCAAGCGTATAGGCAACATAAAAAGCGTCCAGCTGACAGGTTGCGCCAAAATATGCCGCAGTAAGAACTTCCCTTGCAAGCCCCAAAATACGGCTTGCAAGTGTTCCGAACATCATTTTTGCGGCATAACGCACCATGCCGGACAAATTTTTATTTTCAGTCATGCAGTTACCAGGTAAAATTCTCTCCCAAATACCATTTTTTAGCTTCTTCGTTATGCGCTATTTCATCAGGCAATCCCTCAAGAAACACCTTCCCGTCGTGTATAAGGTACGCCCTGTCTGTTATTGAGAGCGTTTCACGCACGTTGTGGTCTGTCAGAAGCACCCCGTAGCCGCGTTCGCGGAGAGCCTTTATCATTGACTGTATGTCAGCGACCGCGATAGGGTCTATCCCGCTGAAAGGTTCGTCAAGCAGGATATACGAAGGCTCAAGGGCAAGACAGCGTGCTATTTCCACGCGGCGCCTTTCACCGCCCGAAAGCGATATTCCCTGTGTGTCTTTGATTTGTTCTATGCCGTATTCCTTCAAAAGCCGGCGTATTTTTTCATGACGTGCAGTTTTTTCCATTCCGGCTTCTTCAAGCACCAAATCAAGGTTCTGGAACACGGTAAGTCTGCGGAAAATTGAGTCTTCCTGCGGCAGATAGCCTAAACCGCATCTCGCACGCTTGTACATCGGCATCTGCGTCATTTCCGTATCGCCTATAAAAACGCGCCCGCTGTCGGGAAGAATACGTCCGGTAATCATGTAGAACGACGTACTTTTGCCGGCTCCGTTAGGCCCGAGCAGCCCGACTATTTCTCCGGTTTTTATATGAATTGAAAGGTCATCGACAACCCTGCGTTTGTTGTATATTTTTACCAGATTTTCAGCACGCAGTATTTTCTCCAAAATAATCTCCCCCGAACTATTTGTCCGTAACAAAGGTAATTTTGCTGTTTCCTTTTGCTTCTACCAGCTTAGTTATTTCATTGTAGACAAGCATGTCGGCTTTTATCGTCTTGCCGTCCTCGCGAATACCGTGCGCGTTGCCGGTTACAACAAGATTGCCGCTTTTTTTGTCATAAACCGCTTTATCTCCGAAAAGCCTGCCTTTAACCCCTTTTTTGTCCGTATGGTCAAAAACAACTTTCCCGTGCGCTACAGCAGACTGCACCTCATCTTTGTCATTTATTTTGCCGTATATTTCATCTGCGGAAATTGCATATTTTTCTTTTCTGTTCTCAAGTTTCGCAACCTTAATTCCCCTAAAATCCTCTCCGCTGCGCATAAGGTCGGCAGCTTTGGCATATATGTTGTTGTACAGCAGTTCAACTCCCCCGTGAGCTTCGTACACCTTTCTTCCGGTAATAACTTTAACCTCCGGCGCATTGAGAAAATTTACTTTGCCCTGTCTGATTTTGACCTCTCCGAAAGCTTCTACGCAGTCGGAATTTTCAACCTCGGGATCTGCTGTCCATACAGCTTTGGAAGCGCTTACAGTCGCATTGCGGGAAACAATGTCGCCGCGCACCGGATTGCCGTACATGGTTATCTGTTTGTCTACAAAGCCTTCTGCCCTGTCGCCCTTAAGCACGTCCTGTCCTTTTGTGAAGACAACGCTGCCAACGGCAGACGCCGCCTTGGTATTTATATTGTAATTCAGTTCTTCAGCCTCAATTGAGCCGTTGGTCTGGGAAAACGCAACAGTTGCAACGCAGACTGCCGCAGCCGCAAAAAGCATAAACGCTGCCTTTTTCATTCTTTGCCTTCCCCTTTCTGTTTGATAAATTTGTTTAGTATCTCTATTTATTAGTATCCTTAAAATATTTCAGCCGCTTTGCCGCATACCTGTATATGGACATCAGCGAGTTAAAATAGTTTTCTCCCGTTTCTGCCCGCGGCAGATATATTTTCTTTTTGTAATTCGCAAGACAGGCATTTACCTGAGGCGGCGTCCAGCCGTCCACAAGTATTACAGTGCCTTTCTGTTCAGACATTTCCACAAGTTTTTTCAGCGATTCCGTGTCATCCGACTCCCAGCGCTTCCATTCGCTTTTGTCCGGCCGCACCGTCGCGTCGTGCGCCGAACTGATAAGCGCTCCCTCAATCCCCGTCAAATCCAAAAAAGCCACATCACCCGGCAGACAGTAGCGTCCGATATCCACGGCGCTGTCCAGGGCAGCCTGAAATTCCGCAAGCCTGCGCTGATAATATTTGTAATTTGCATTGTCAGCCGTGCTTGCAATGCGCATGACGGCATGCGCCACGTACGGAATACGCGCCGGATCGTAATAGGAGCGCAGTATTTCGTCCTGCGAAACGTCCGTATCTTTAAAAAGCCGTACTCCGCCGCGTCTGCGCAGCTCTTTTTCATTAAGCGCGACAAAGGCTGCCCTGCCTTTGCCTGCTTTGGTTCCTGAAATAAACGAAATAACCGTGTTGACGTACGGCGATGATGAAACAAACCGCGCGGCAGAAGCAGGCGCTGCCTGTACAAGCAGCAGGCTGGCCGCAAGCAGAAAATATATTTTTTTCAACAGTTTGCCGTACCTGTTCATATCAGTTCCGAACCTTCAGAATATCCAGCGCGTTTCTTGCCGCCATAAATTCTGCGGATTTAATGTTTTTGCCGGTGCCCTGAGCTGTTTCTTTTCCGCCTATAAACACGGCGACCCTGAAAGGCTCACCGCTGTCCGGCTCAGGGCGGAAAAGCGTTGCATAGCGGGGCGTTTCCCCTTTGTATTTGGACTGCACATATTCCTGAAGCATGGTTTTGCTGTCAACATAGTTGAGGGAAACGTGGTCTGCCTGCTCCAATAGGTAATTTTTAGCCGCTTTTTTGGCGGTTTCGTAGTCCGAATCAAGGAATACAGCGCCGAAAACTGCTTCTCCTGTATTTTCCAGCATGGCTTTTGACACGCTGCCTTTAACTGATTTTCCTGTCCTGAGTATCGCGGCAAGACAGTGCTTTTCAGCCCAGTCGGACATCGTCTGACCGCATACGAGCTGTGACCGCACTTTG from Candidatus Equadaptatus faecalis includes the following:
- the rnc gene encoding ribonuclease III — translated: MNREELLENFQTKIGYHFKDMRLLEEALTHASYANENGLAYNNERLEFLGDAVLELISSEIIYGMLSGVDEGQLTKVRSQLVCGQTMSDWAEKHCLAAILRTGKSVKGSVSKAMLENTGEAVFGAVFLDSDYETAKKAAKNYLLEQADHVSLNYVDSKTMLQEYVQSKYKGETPRYATLFRPEPDSGEPFRVAVFIGGKETAQGTGKNIKSAEFMAARNALDILKVRN
- the murJ gene encoding murein biosynthesis integral membrane protein MurJ; the encoded protein is MTENKNLSGMVRYAAKMMFGTLASRILGLAREVLTAAYFGATCQLDAFYVAYTLANLARQLLAEGALSAAFVPVFSRTLSTDGHETAHRLARQALSVLAVCTSLVVLLGIIGAPLFVKLMAPGFSGETYRTAIRLTQMLFPFLLLVSLSALAMGVLNSMGSFFVPAVAPALSNAAFIFYILCIAKEKSVWNLAIAVLIGGLSNMCLQWYWCGKVKMPLRPAKPEKDNKELHDMMALFLPYAAGLSLNQINPVISRMMGSFLQGGSISVLNYADRVLQLPLGLFVIAISQAVLPMLSRIDPENREEFRDFIRDALRFNLFIVLPVTAGVFLFSQETIHLLFFRGAFDEWAWHSTAVALSLYGLGLPGMASSTVILRAMYARRMPKAAIGVTGVTVLVNLCASLTLMPLFKYAGLAASVALAFTCSSFYGARALSKNIGIPLKLFEFDWCRKILVSIGVMLAGLLSVRFLWNYPVNGALMLRAAWIGILMLLAAVLYFVSAYLLKCSEFDWLKQALKK
- the lptB gene encoding LPS export ABC transporter ATP-binding protein — encoded protein: MEKILRAENLVKIYNKRRVVDDLSIHIKTGEIVGLLGPNGAGKSTSFYMITGRILPDSGRVFIGDTEMTQMPMYKRARCGLGYLPQEDSIFRRLTVFQNLDLVLEEAGMEKTARHEKIRRLLKEYGIEQIKDTQGISLSGGERRRVEIARCLALEPSYILLDEPFSGIDPIAVADIQSMIKALRERGYGVLLTDHNVRETLSITDRAYLIHDGKVFLEGLPDEIAHNEEAKKWYLGENFTW